The Thermomonospora amylolytica sequence CCCAGCCGGCCGCCAGCATCGCCCGCACCCCCGCCGCCGGGACCCGCACGATGCGCGCCCCCAGCAGCGAGGCCAGCTCCCTGGCCCCCACCACCGGGTCGGCGGCGAGGTTGAACGGGCCGCGCGCGTCGCCGGTGATCGCCAGCCGGTACGCCTCCCGCACGTCGTCGGCGTGCAGCACCTGGAACCGCAGCCCCGGGAAGTCCGGGACCACCGGGATCAGCCCCGGCCGCACCAGCCGGTTCGGCACCAGCGGCCCCATGAACAGCCGCCGCTGCTGGGTCGCCGACTCGCGCTTGAAGATGAACCCCGGCCGCAGCCGCACCACCCGGCAGTCCGGGTTCACCACCTGGAAGCTGTCCAGCAGGCGTTCCACGTACGCCTTCTCCCGGCTGTAGGCGGCCATCGGCCAGCCATGGGTCTGCCAGTGCTCGTCGACCCGGCGGTCCTTCGGCCCGGGGGAGTAGGCCCCCACCGACGAGGCGTACACCAGCGCGGGGACGCCGGCGTCGGCGACCGCGCGGAACACCCGAGCGCTGCCCAGCACGTTGTTGCGCCAGGTCACCATCGGCCGGTGGGTGGGCTGGAACAGCCACGCCAGGTGCACCGCCACGTCGGCGCCGCGCAGCAGCGGCACCAGGTCGGCGGTGGTGACGTCGGCCTGCGCCCACTCGGTCTTGCCGGCCGTCCACCCCGGCCGGCGCCGCGCCACCCCGAGGATCGAGGTCACCTGCGGGTCGGCGGCCAGCGCCTCGACCAGGCTGGTGCCGACGTTGCCGGTGGCGCCGATGACGACTACCCGCATCGGTCCCCCCTCAGCGCGTCACCCTGGCCAGCGCCCCGCTGACCAGGTCGCGGGTCCGGTCGAACACGGCGACGGCGGGCCCGGCCAGCAGGTTGCGGGTCGCGCTCTCGGTGCCCGGATGCGGATGGGTGGGCGCGGTGGCCTCGGCGGTGCGCACCGCCGCCGCCAGCGCCCGGCGCTCGGCGGTCCCGAACTCCCGCCGCACCAGCGGGAACTCCCGCCGTTCCTCCTCGCGGGCGTGGTCGAGGACCGCCCTGCGCAGCTCCTGGATCCCGTCCAGGAACGCCGGGTCGCCGATGTCCATGCCGTCCAGCGCCGCCAGGATCTCCTTGGCCCGCCGCTCCTCGGCCAGCCGTTCGGCCACGACCCGTTCCCCGTCCGGGGCGACCCGGCGCACCAGCGGGTGCACGATCTCCTCCTCGGCCGTCTCGTGCACGGCCAGCAGCCGGACCAGCCGCCGGAAGGCGTCCCGTCGTTCGTCTCCGGTGCGGTCCTGAACCTGGAAGAACAGCTCGTGGATCTGCTCGTGCTGCCGCAGCAGCAGGTCGACCACATCGGTCTCGGCGCTCATGGTCACCCTCCTCGTCGGCGTGCGAGCGCCGTACCCGCCCATCGTCCCGGCATGCATCCCGAACCCGCACGTCACGGTCGCGGCGGGCGGCCGGGTCAGCCGGCTGCCCGGCCGTACGGGCTGAGCAGCAGGAGGGCGATGTCGTCGCTGACGGAGTCGTCCTGCAGGTTGTGCCGCAGCAGGATGTCGGCCAGCGACTCGATCGTCTGCCGCCCGGCCCGCGACAGGGTCTTGGCCAGCTCGACGATCGCGTCGTCCAGGCCGATGTCCGGCGACTCCACCAGCCCGTCGGTGTACAGCGCCAGCACCGAGCCGTCGGGGAAGGGCAGTTCCACCGTCGGGTAGTCGCCGCCCGGCTCGATGCCCAGCAGCAGGCCCGGCTCCACCGGCAGCACTTCGGTGTCCCCGTCCGGCCGGCGCAGCAGCGGCGGGGGATGCCCGGCCGAGGCCAGGCAGACCTTCCGGCCTTCCAGGTCGATCTGGGCGTACAGGCAACTGGTGAACAGGCCCGGGTTGAGGTCGGTCAGCAGCCGGTTGGTGTGGGCGAGGACCTCGCCCGGGGCGGCGCCCGCGGCGCTGTGCGCGTGCACGGCGGTGCGGACCTGTCCCATCAGCGCGGCGGCGGTGACGTTGTGGCCCTGCACGTCCCCGATCACCGCCGCCGCCGTGGCGCTGTTCAGGCGGATCAGGTCGTAGAAGTCGCCGCCGATGTCCAGGCCGCGGGTCGCGGGCCGGTAGCGGGCCGCCACCTCCAGCCCCGGCAGGCCGGGCAGCTCGGCGGGCAGCAGGCTGGCCTGCAGGCCGTGGGCGAGCTGGTGCTTGGCGTCGTAGAGCTGGGCGCGTTCCAGGGCCTGGGTGATCAGACCGGCCAGCGAGGTGAGGATCGCCCGCTCCTCCACCGGGAACGGGTGCGGCCGGTCGTAGGACAGCAGGCAGCACCCGACCGGCCGGCCCGAGGCGACCAGCGGCAGGAACGCCCACGCCGACTTGCCCGAGATCGCCGACAGCCCGGGATAGATCCGCTCCATCTCCTCGGGGGAGGTGATGAAGCTGGGGATGCCGCTGACCAGCGCGCGTTCGACCGGGGTCGGCCGGGGGTGGCGGTAGAACACCGCATCGAACAGCTCGGGCATCTCCGGGCCGTACCCGCGGTGGCCGATGATCCGCAGCCTGCCGTTGTCGGCCCGGAACAGCGCTAGCCCCTGCGCGTCGAAGGCCGGCATGATCTGGTCGGCGACCAGGTCCACCACGTCCTGCACCCCGACCGCCTCGGTGAGCGTGGCCGCCAGGTGCATCACCTGATAGAGCACCCCGGCCCGGATGGGGGAGGACGGCGCCGCCTCCGGCCGCCCGGTCTGGTCCTCGATGGCGCCGGTCATGTCGGTGGGCGTGATGCGGACGCTGATGCCGCTGGAGTCCGGCCACATGTCGAACGTCAGCCACTGGTCCGGCGGGCGCCGCGCGGTGAACCTGGACGGCCGCCGGCTGACCAGGGCGGACCGGTAGCGGTCCTCGTAGACGGGGTCGTACAGCCAGGGCAGCGCCTCCCACGGGAGCCGGCCCAGCAGCTCCGCGCGCGGCCTGCCCAGCAGTTCGGCGGCCCTGGTGGTGAGGAAAACGATCCGGCCCTCCAGGTCCAGCGAGCAGCATCCCTCCGGCAGCCGTTCGGTGAACTCCAGCGCCAGCACCGGCTCGCCGGGATCGGGCCTGCGGGAGGGCGGCGGTGAGATCAGCCTCGGCTCGAGGGCGGGCCGGACGGGACGGCCGCTGTCGGCGGCCTCCTGCAGGTAGCGGCCCAGCCGCCGGCAGGCGGTCTCCAGGCGGCGCCGTTCCTGCCGGGACAGGTGCGGCGGGTGGAACGGCGGCAGTACCAGGACCAGCGCCCCCCAGTCGGTGTCCCCCCAGGTGATGGGGGCGGCGACCAGGGCGAACTGGTACGGCAGGATCAGCGCGGTCCGCGGGTAGCGGCGGGCCAGCTCGGTATGGCTGCGGATCCACACCAGGTGGTGCTCGCGCAGCGCGTCGGTGGCGGGCGCGGGGGCGCCGACCGGCACCCGCTTCCAGGGGGCGGCGATGTCGGGGCTGACCCCCAGCACCGTGGTCAGCCGCAGCACCTGCTTGTCCGGCTCCAGCAGGTACAGCAGGCCGATGGTGGCGCCGGCGCGCGCGATGATCCGGCCGACCA is a genomic window containing:
- a CDS encoding hemerythrin domain-containing protein; translation: MSAETDVVDLLLRQHEQIHELFFQVQDRTGDERRDAFRRLVRLLAVHETAEEEIVHPLVRRVAPDGERVVAERLAEERRAKEILAALDGMDIGDPAFLDGIQELRRAVLDHAREEERREFPLVRREFGTAERRALAAAVRTAEATAPTHPHPGTESATRNLLAGPAVAVFDRTRDLVSGALARVTR
- a CDS encoding SpoIIE family protein phosphatase; amino-acid sequence: MRDEAAQAVETGAEWLDPMVGRIIARAGATIGLLYLLEPDKQVLRLTTVLGVSPDIAAPWKRVPVGAPAPATDALREHHLVWIRSHTELARRYPRTALILPYQFALVAAPITWGDTDWGALVLVLPPFHPPHLSRQERRRLETACRRLGRYLQEAADSGRPVRPALEPRLISPPPSRRPDPGEPVLALEFTERLPEGCCSLDLEGRIVFLTTRAAELLGRPRAELLGRLPWEALPWLYDPVYEDRYRSALVSRRPSRFTARRPPDQWLTFDMWPDSSGISVRITPTDMTGAIEDQTGRPEAAPSSPIRAGVLYQVMHLAATLTEAVGVQDVVDLVADQIMPAFDAQGLALFRADNGRLRIIGHRGYGPEMPELFDAVFYRHPRPTPVERALVSGIPSFITSPEEMERIYPGLSAISGKSAWAFLPLVASGRPVGCCLLSYDRPHPFPVEERAILTSLAGLITQALERAQLYDAKHQLAHGLQASLLPAELPGLPGLEVAARYRPATRGLDIGGDFYDLIRLNSATAAAVIGDVQGHNVTAAALMGQVRTAVHAHSAAGAAPGEVLAHTNRLLTDLNPGLFTSCLYAQIDLEGRKVCLASAGHPPPLLRRPDGDTEVLPVEPGLLLGIEPGGDYPTVELPFPDGSVLALYTDGLVESPDIGLDDAIVELAKTLSRAGRQTIESLADILLRHNLQDDSVSDDIALLLLSPYGRAAG
- a CDS encoding NAD-dependent epimerase/dehydratase family protein, which encodes MRVVVIGATGNVGTSLVEALAADPQVTSILGVARRRPGWTAGKTEWAQADVTTADLVPLLRGADVAVHLAWLFQPTHRPMVTWRNNVLGSARVFRAVADAGVPALVYASSVGAYSPGPKDRRVDEHWQTHGWPMAAYSREKAYVERLLDSFQVVNPDCRVVRLRPGFIFKRESATQQRRLFMGPLVPNRLVRPGLIPVVPDFPGLRFQVLHADDVREAYRLAITGDARGPFNLAADPVVGARELASLLGARIVRVPAAGVRAMLAAGWGLGLVPASPQLFDLARHIPIMDTGRARRELGWTPRHSSLEALEEFLRGLREGAGMDTPPLSPGTGGPMRIRELTTGVGHRP